A DNA window from Mya arenaria isolate MELC-2E11 chromosome 17, ASM2691426v1 contains the following coding sequences:
- the LOC128222982 gene encoding protein quiver-like gives MTPRGGFVVAVWCILGLFCGRSESFRCYVCISDPNDEGCGDPFMTGTKEGDCVMCGKIKGKQSGIMVVTRTCLISAKLPANIAAECKSEGKGTPREHICYCNTDLCNASTRASMTTVLLFLLPTLVLSSRNYNCM, from the exons ATGACGCCAAGAGGTGGTTTTGTGGTTGCTGTGTGGTGCATTCTGGGATTATTTTGTG GCCGGTCGGAGTCTTTTAGATGTTACGTTTGCATATCCGACCCGAACGACGAAGGTTGCGGCGACCCTTTCATGACGGGCACCAAGGAGGGTGATTGTGTCATGTGTGGCAAAATCAAGGGGAAGCAGAGCGGCATCATGG tgGTAACCCGTACGTGCTTGATCAGCGCCAAATTGCCCGCAAATATAGCAGCAGAATGCAAATCCGAGGGCAAAGGAACACCAAGAGAGCACATCTGTTACTGTAATACTGACCTATGTAACGCCTCAACACGCGCCTCCATGACAACTGTCTTGCTCTTTCTTCTACCAACACTCGTTCTGTCCTCAagaaattataattgtatgtga